Proteins from a single region of Pseudodesulfovibrio portus:
- a CDS encoding amidohydrolase family protein, with product MVLTRRQFLASLAGVAALSGTASATPSSPGTYALAGRIVTGQDEHPLTGHAVLVRGGFIEGIVPARTVADRPVIAPRDATILPGIINAHCHGVHTPEARRERWLSSGVTSIGDPGAPLSAMALLAQAPTGATATAAFSGPMLAAPGGYPLPVHDPKFAMVIRSPQEAADAVGMLADRGATMIKMAFEPGVMPEPWPVPDQPAAEAACNAARKLGLTVRCHVQDLSGLRPALDAGAHTIEHVPHRWIRHGEHRPVLDEDGSVIPCYRDLLERMVREGVILTPTLDVLSRTPWNGPELYEPVRAFNKMGGRLAAGNDFPYRRTGAGMILDEFRLLGRAGLTGEEILRAATSGSASACGFTDRGVIAPGMAADLLVTAGDPATDPDVLAAPLHIVKHGLFIA from the coding sequence ATGGTGCTCACCCGCCGCCAATTCCTCGCATCACTGGCCGGGGTGGCCGCGCTATCAGGGACAGCCTCCGCCACACCGTCGTCCCCCGGGACCTATGCCCTGGCCGGGCGCATCGTAACCGGCCAGGACGAACACCCCCTCACGGGACACGCGGTCCTGGTCCGGGGAGGCTTCATCGAGGGCATCGTCCCGGCCCGGACAGTGGCCGACAGGCCCGTAATCGCCCCGCGCGACGCCACCATCCTGCCCGGCATCATCAACGCCCACTGCCATGGAGTCCACACCCCCGAGGCGAGAAGGGAACGCTGGCTCTCCAGCGGCGTCACCTCCATCGGCGACCCGGGCGCACCGCTTTCGGCCATGGCCCTGCTCGCACAAGCCCCGACCGGTGCCACGGCCACGGCGGCCTTTTCCGGCCCCATGCTGGCCGCGCCCGGCGGGTACCCCCTGCCCGTGCACGACCCGAAATTCGCCATGGTCATCCGCTCCCCGCAAGAGGCCGCTGACGCGGTCGGGATGCTGGCCGACCGGGGCGCTACCATGATCAAGATGGCCTTTGAACCGGGCGTCATGCCCGAACCGTGGCCCGTGCCGGACCAGCCCGCTGCGGAGGCCGCCTGCAACGCCGCCCGAAAACTCGGGCTCACCGTCCGCTGCCACGTGCAGGACCTTTCGGGCCTCAGGCCCGCACTGGATGCCGGGGCGCACACCATCGAGCACGTCCCGCATCGCTGGATCAGGCACGGCGAACATCGCCCCGTGCTCGACGAAGACGGAAGCGTGATCCCCTGTTATCGCGATTTGCTGGAACGCATGGTGCGCGAAGGCGTGATCCTCACCCCCACCCTGGACGTGCTCTCCCGCACCCCCTGGAACGGCCCGGAACTGTATGAGCCGGTACGCGCATTCAACAAGATGGGCGGACGGTTGGCGGCAGGCAACGATTTCCCCTACCGGCGCACCGGAGCGGGCATGATCCTTGATGAATTCCGGCTGCTCGGCCGGGCCGGATTGACGGGGGAAGAGATACTCCGGGCGGCCACGAGCGGTTCCGCCTCGGCCTGCGGATTCACGGACCGGGGCGTCATTGCGCCGGGGATGGCCGCGGACCTGCTGGTGACGGCGGGCGATCCCGCCACCGATCCGGACGTGCTGGCCGCGCCCCTGCACATCGTCAAGCACGGCCTTTTCATCGCTTAG
- a CDS encoding radical SAM protein, translating into MIIRPPSEAGSILLQVTLGCSHGKCAFCGAYLDKRFAIKDRETVMADIEFAARNCVGQRRVFLCDGDAMILPQPKLVDILERVRDRLPWVTRVGTYANAKSLARKSDVELRDLRELGLGIVYMGLESGDDEILRSMGKNGDSAFIVRQGHRVRDAGLKLNVTVINGLGGTARSMEHARATAAALNSMDPEQVGALSLMLVPGTPLHDRRERGEFELLDAPGLLAEIREMLSGLHLTRGLFLANHASNYLPLKVRLPSGKDRALAEIDAALAGHAPLKAESARRL; encoded by the coding sequence ATGATCATACGTCCGCCGAGCGAGGCCGGGTCCATCCTGCTGCAGGTGACCCTCGGTTGTTCGCACGGCAAGTGCGCGTTCTGCGGCGCCTACCTGGACAAGCGGTTCGCCATCAAGGATCGGGAAACGGTCATGGCCGACATAGAGTTCGCGGCCCGCAACTGCGTGGGGCAGCGGCGGGTCTTCCTGTGCGACGGCGACGCCATGATCCTGCCGCAGCCAAAGCTCGTCGACATCCTCGAACGGGTCCGGGACCGCCTTCCGTGGGTGACCCGCGTGGGCACCTACGCCAACGCAAAGAGTCTGGCGCGCAAGTCCGACGTCGAGCTCAGGGACCTGCGGGAGCTGGGGCTGGGGATCGTGTACATGGGGCTGGAGTCCGGGGACGACGAGATCTTGCGGTCCATGGGCAAGAACGGCGACAGCGCCTTCATCGTTCGGCAGGGGCACCGCGTGCGCGACGCCGGGCTCAAGCTCAACGTCACGGTCATCAACGGGTTGGGCGGGACCGCACGGTCCATGGAACACGCCCGGGCAACCGCCGCAGCCCTGAATTCCATGGACCCGGAACAGGTCGGGGCGCTCAGCCTGATGCTGGTCCCGGGCACTCCCCTGCACGACCGCCGTGAGCGCGGTGAGTTCGAGCTGCTCGACGCGCCGGGGCTGCTGGCGGAAATCCGGGAGATGCTCTCCGGTCTGCACCTGACGCGCGGCCTGTTCCTGGCCAACCACGCCTCCAACTATCTGCCCCTCAAGGTCCGGCTGCCGTCGGGCAAGGACCGGGCCCTGGCCGAGATCGACGCCGCCCTGGCCGGGCACGCTCCGCTCAAGGCGGAGTCGGCCCGCCGCCTGTGA
- a CDS encoding PAS domain-containing hybrid sensor histidine kinase/response regulator, whose protein sequence is MTIKKKPARPTSYVALDETSRALMDSSMESAFVMDVSGYVLAANKAAASLFDLKSNDTLQQYNIYDLLPQDAADSRRAKIAEAIRDVRAVRFEEEIDGRSLVHSIVPVANPWGEVARLAVHTLDLTKLRRTDEDLRREQQRQIFFMESLPGIVYHLYPDNTIRYANRYFRRYFGSPRDKTCREALNCSDLSCEACPPMESMKTDRALEWDWTDAQGRTFHLQCSPMTDSAGERMIMVLGIDITARQKAEDALKQARDKLEERVRQRTEELEQANLKLTNKSVRLVNAMKKADEATRAKSSFLANMSHEIRTPLNAVLGMAELAMSVTDPDRKNHYLGRIMDAGNSLLAIINDILDFSKIEAHKLALEAIDFDIRRTMEATLDLYMLPAGKKGLDLTFSVDDDVPQVLMGDPSRLGQILINLVSNAIKFTETGGVDVRVSLVEGPEDVVPEAPVKLLFSVSDTGVGIAEDKQKDVFESFLQADDSITRKHGGTGLGLTICTLLVELMGGEIGLESEEGKGSTFRFSARLKVGDADKVEAEMVRFASRNIPDMPRLKVLLADDNALNRELATTLLTEQGHEVLDVTNGVKALDALKERHFDMVLMDVQMPVMDGISATRAIRDPNSGVLDPDIPIIALTAHALKGDRERFLEAGMNDYISKPITMRGFYDTIARAAAGAPPAPSTGASAKPAQTGGSTLFDRQSALDMLGGREALLRRMDEIFIRDVPEDLKQLTESLETHDWDTARRLAHSIKGAARTVGALRTGAIAEQLEYLCKQKDVSTAGKELKILECETEYALKYVTKELGDKPETP, encoded by the coding sequence ATGACGATCAAGAAAAAACCGGCACGGCCCACATCCTATGTCGCATTGGACGAAACATCCAGAGCGCTCATGGACTCTTCCATGGAATCCGCCTTTGTCATGGACGTCAGCGGATACGTCCTGGCCGCCAACAAGGCGGCGGCCAGCCTGTTCGACCTGAAATCCAACGACACGCTGCAGCAATACAACATTTACGACCTCCTGCCCCAAGATGCCGCCGACTCCCGCCGGGCCAAGATCGCCGAGGCCATCCGGGACGTGCGCGCGGTTCGGTTCGAGGAGGAGATAGACGGGCGCTCCCTGGTCCATTCCATCGTCCCGGTAGCCAACCCCTGGGGAGAGGTGGCCCGGCTGGCGGTGCACACCCTGGACCTGACCAAGCTGAGGAGAACGGACGAAGACCTGCGGCGGGAGCAACAGCGCCAGATCTTCTTCATGGAGTCCCTGCCCGGAATCGTCTACCACCTCTATCCCGACAACACCATCCGCTACGCCAACCGCTATTTCCGGCGCTACTTCGGCAGCCCGAGGGACAAGACCTGCCGCGAAGCCCTCAATTGCTCCGACCTTTCCTGCGAGGCCTGCCCGCCCATGGAGTCCATGAAAACGGACCGCGCCCTGGAATGGGACTGGACGGACGCCCAGGGCAGGACCTTCCACCTCCAGTGCAGCCCCATGACCGACTCCGCCGGGGAACGGATGATCATGGTCCTGGGCATCGACATCACGGCCAGGCAAAAGGCCGAAGACGCCCTGAAACAGGCCCGGGACAAATTGGAAGAGCGCGTCCGCCAGCGCACCGAGGAACTGGAACAGGCCAATCTGAAGCTGACCAACAAATCCGTGCGCCTGGTCAATGCCATGAAAAAGGCGGACGAGGCCACCCGGGCGAAATCATCGTTCCTGGCCAACATGAGCCACGAGATACGCACCCCGCTCAACGCCGTGCTCGGCATGGCGGAACTGGCCATGTCGGTGACCGATCCCGACAGGAAGAACCACTACCTCGGCCGGATCATGGATGCGGGCAACTCCCTCCTGGCCATCATCAACGACATCCTGGACTTCTCCAAGATCGAAGCGCACAAGCTGGCCCTGGAAGCGATAGACTTCGACATCCGACGGACCATGGAAGCCACCCTGGACCTGTACATGCTCCCGGCCGGGAAGAAGGGACTCGACCTGACCTTCTCCGTGGACGACGACGTGCCCCAGGTGCTGATGGGCGACCCCTCCCGCCTGGGCCAGATTCTCATCAACCTGGTCAGCAATGCCATCAAGTTCACCGAGACCGGAGGAGTGGACGTCCGGGTGTCCCTGGTGGAAGGCCCGGAGGATGTGGTCCCCGAAGCCCCGGTCAAGCTCCTGTTCAGCGTCAGCGACACGGGTGTGGGCATTGCCGAGGATAAGCAGAAAGACGTTTTCGAATCCTTTCTCCAGGCGGACGACTCCATCACCCGGAAACACGGCGGCACAGGACTGGGCCTGACCATCTGCACGCTGCTGGTGGAACTCATGGGCGGCGAAATCGGCCTGGAAAGCGAGGAGGGCAAGGGGTCCACCTTCCGGTTCTCGGCCCGACTCAAGGTCGGCGATGCGGACAAGGTGGAAGCCGAGATGGTCCGTTTCGCATCCAGAAACATACCCGACATGCCCCGGCTCAAGGTCCTGCTCGCGGACGACAACGCCTTGAACAGGGAGCTGGCCACCACCCTCCTCACGGAACAGGGGCACGAAGTCCTGGACGTGACCAACGGCGTCAAGGCCCTGGACGCGCTCAAAGAGAGACATTTCGACATGGTGCTCATGGACGTGCAGATGCCGGTCATGGACGGCATCTCGGCCACACGGGCCATCCGCGACCCCAACTCCGGCGTCCTCGACCCGGACATCCCGATCATCGCCCTGACCGCCCACGCCCTCAAGGGGGACCGTGAGCGGTTCCTGGAAGCCGGGATGAACGATTACATTTCCAAGCCCATCACCATGCGGGGCTTCTACGACACCATCGCCCGCGCAGCGGCCGGAGCCCCGCCCGCACCGTCGACGGGGGCTTCCGCCAAGCCGGCGCAGACGGGCGGCAGCACTCTTTTCGACCGGCAATCCGCCCTGGACATGCTCGGCGGTCGCGAGGCCCTCCTGAGGCGCATGGATGAAATCTTCATCCGGGACGTTCCCGAGGACCTGAAGCAACTCACCGAATCGCTGGAAACACATGATTGGGATACGGCGCGTCGGCTGGCCCATTCCATCAAGGGCGCGGCGCGCACGGTGGGCGCCCTGCGCACCGGGGCCATCGCAGAACAGCTCGAATACCTGTGCAAGCAGAAAGATGTTTCCACTGCCGGCAAGGAACTTAAAATCCTTGAATGCGAAACGGAATACGCGCTAAAGTACGTTACAAAAGAATTGGGCGATAAACCGGAAACCCCCTGA
- a CDS encoding response regulator, translating to MKTILVVDDAPMIRELLKSVLEAEGYNVIEAADGEEAVHICRDNAIDLSIIDIFLPKKGGLQVMGELIKSDSSHKFIAISGGEAFNPEAIVELAKVFDVVDTFTKPIDTRKLVDSVKKALD from the coding sequence ATGAAGACGATTTTGGTTGTGGATGACGCCCCCATGATTCGCGAACTCCTGAAGTCCGTGCTTGAGGCGGAGGGCTACAATGTGATTGAGGCCGCAGATGGAGAAGAGGCCGTCCACATATGCCGCGACAACGCCATCGATCTCTCCATCATCGACATTTTCCTGCCCAAGAAGGGCGGGCTGCAAGTCATGGGCGAGCTGATCAAATCCGACAGTTCTCACAAGTTCATCGCCATCTCCGGGGGCGAAGCCTTCAACCCGGAGGCCATCGTCGAGCTGGCCAAGGTCTTCGACGTGGTGGACACCTTCACCAAACCCATCGACACCAGGAAGCTGGTGGATTCGGTAAAAAAGGCCTTGGATTAG
- a CDS encoding CBS domain-containing protein has protein sequence MLVRDWMTVNVMSLGVNSSVLDAAEILREKNIRQFPVIDGDGKLVGIVSDRDVRDAMPSKFIPGDFASEKGGGLYTLTAGDIMTLEPISVASDTAMTEVAEILVKHKVGGLPVVDSGQLVGIITQADVLRFLCTASGSARGGAQFAVRMDGRPGLLPALLCDLKELGVIFTSVFTAHDPTQTGFSNAYVTVEDMGDLSVEEVVGRLQEKYELLFYLNEGVTVDLM, from the coding sequence ATGCTGGTCAGAGACTGGATGACCGTCAATGTCATGTCCCTGGGCGTCAATTCGTCGGTGCTGGACGCCGCCGAGATACTGCGGGAAAAGAATATCCGGCAGTTTCCGGTCATCGACGGCGACGGCAAGCTGGTGGGCATCGTCTCCGACCGCGATGTTCGCGACGCCATGCCGTCCAAGTTCATTCCCGGGGACTTCGCTTCCGAAAAGGGCGGCGGCCTGTATACTCTTACGGCCGGGGACATCATGACCCTGGAACCCATTTCCGTTGCCTCGGACACGGCCATGACCGAAGTTGCCGAAATCCTGGTCAAGCACAAGGTCGGGGGATTGCCCGTGGTGGACTCCGGTCAGCTGGTCGGCATCATTACCCAGGCCGACGTGCTCCGTTTCCTGTGTACGGCCTCGGGTTCGGCCCGTGGCGGAGCCCAGTTTGCCGTCCGCATGGACGGCCGTCCCGGGCTCCTGCCCGCCCTGCTCTGCGATCTCAAGGAGTTGGGTGTGATCTTCACCAGCGTGTTCACTGCCCATGACCCCACGCAGACGGGGTTCAGCAACGCCTACGTCACGGTGGAGGACATGGGCGACCTTTCCGTCGAAGAGGTGGTCGGGAGGCTTCAGGAGAAATACGAACTGCTCTTCTATCTCAACGAAGGCGTGACGGTTGATCTGATGTAG
- a CDS encoding response regulator codes for MKILILAGKSVDLDVAAMLSGEHEVVEVRLSMVSRGVRRLEKENADCVVLVPNDDDSSWPRAITRIREEYRLHVIMLTQEEPSQRKALELGAHDCFDFNKGTRGCLTRSLHHLEDILCLEHRLVGNREMLDWMERTDKFGSWEMDGEGRFKWSEGFRRVLGRENIGLERGFKDLREFVHPDDLDIFDRANEATFDQGWPLDFEYRVLAEGGKVRHLHVNREVELDSGGNVARAWGIARDVSLYKEFEELLSRRDSILQVLTVFASRFLHHSNWEEGFGRALGELGKSTDVTRVYLFNKTGELEEGETFDLQYEWTAEGIEPILAGPGFRIQDLAARFAAWRTALIRGKVITGHTRDFHKDEREMFEATGAKSVIIVPVFAGAAWWGFLGLSEHRRERDWLPVEIESLVLAANIFGSAIHYTTMAEQLREANRTAEEASSAALEANMAKSMFLANMSHEIRTPISGILGMAEMLVTTGLKEDQREHVDMIRDASNALLEIVNDVLDISKIEAGKMELQPEDFVFRKELKTCVRSFGPQASAAGLVFRYSVAEDVPKMVRGDAAKLGQILRNLIGNALKFTEHGLVELNVSMSKREGDRFCLLFRVSDTGEGIAADKLDSIFDEFIQADCSLRKKHKGTGLGLAISRELVHMMGGEIGVESEPGHGSTFHFTAWFDRTQAGEPVAEEKRGRAPEALHLQILLAEDNPMNRKYLTHFLTMFGHTIVTAENGIETLDILKSQGREIDLVLMDIQMPEMSGIEATRAIRESDGRLFDRSVPVIALTAYAMKGDRERMINAGMDDYVSKPVDMQELSAVIVRSMAARKGERGKPLAAPPPAEPPAEPLDMDALMQRFQGNTELFKDILDLFLVEAFDKIAKLDKSVEDLDAKEVGAALHSITNIASHVLAMDVVRRSRDLEKRCYLGELELVIEEVGGLKSRLLELVRAVEAEVVKL; via the coding sequence AACTCGGTGCCCATGACTGTTTCGACTTCAATAAGGGGACAAGGGGGTGCCTGACCCGGAGCCTGCACCATCTGGAGGATATCCTCTGCCTGGAACACCGGCTCGTCGGGAATCGGGAGATGCTCGACTGGATGGAACGGACCGACAAGTTCGGCAGTTGGGAAATGGACGGCGAGGGACGGTTCAAGTGGTCCGAAGGGTTCCGCCGCGTATTGGGCAGGGAGAATATAGGCCTTGAGCGGGGTTTCAAGGACCTGCGCGAATTCGTGCACCCCGACGACCTGGATATCTTCGACAGGGCCAACGAGGCCACTTTCGACCAGGGGTGGCCGCTGGATTTCGAGTATCGGGTCCTGGCCGAGGGCGGCAAGGTGCGTCATCTGCACGTCAACCGCGAGGTGGAACTGGATTCCGGCGGCAACGTGGCCCGGGCATGGGGCATCGCGCGCGACGTCTCCCTGTACAAGGAATTTGAAGAGCTGCTTTCCCGGCGTGACTCCATCCTCCAGGTGCTGACCGTCTTTGCCAGCCGGTTCCTGCACCATTCGAACTGGGAAGAGGGGTTCGGAAGGGCTCTGGGCGAACTGGGCAAATCCACGGACGTCACCCGTGTGTATCTTTTCAACAAGACCGGCGAGCTGGAGGAAGGGGAGACCTTTGATCTGCAGTACGAATGGACGGCGGAAGGCATCGAGCCCATCCTGGCCGGGCCCGGGTTCCGGATCCAGGACCTTGCCGCCCGGTTCGCGGCGTGGCGGACGGCCCTGATCAGGGGAAAGGTGATCACCGGCCACACCAGGGATTTCCATAAGGATGAGCGGGAGATGTTCGAGGCCACCGGGGCCAAGTCCGTGATCATCGTGCCCGTCTTTGCCGGGGCGGCCTGGTGGGGATTTCTCGGTCTCTCGGAACATCGCCGCGAACGGGACTGGCTGCCGGTCGAGATCGAATCCCTGGTCCTGGCGGCCAACATTTTCGGCTCGGCCATTCATTACACGACCATGGCCGAGCAGCTCAGGGAGGCGAACAGGACTGCCGAGGAGGCGTCCTCGGCCGCCCTGGAGGCGAACATGGCCAAGTCCATGTTCCTGGCAAACATGAGCCACGAGATCAGGACTCCCATCAGCGGCATTCTGGGCATGGCGGAGATGCTTGTCACCACGGGCCTCAAGGAGGACCAGCGGGAGCACGTGGACATGATCCGCGACGCATCCAACGCCCTCCTCGAGATCGTCAACGACGTCCTCGACATTTCCAAGATCGAGGCGGGCAAGATGGAACTGCAGCCGGAGGACTTCGTTTTCCGCAAAGAGCTGAAGACCTGCGTCCGGTCCTTCGGCCCGCAGGCGTCGGCTGCGGGACTCGTCTTCCGCTACAGCGTGGCCGAGGACGTGCCGAAAATGGTGCGTGGCGACGCGGCCAAGCTGGGCCAGATACTGCGCAACCTCATCGGCAACGCGCTCAAGTTCACGGAGCACGGGCTTGTGGAGCTGAACGTCAGCATGTCCAAGCGGGAGGGGGATCGTTTCTGTCTGCTTTTCCGGGTCAGCGACACGGGCGAGGGTATTGCCGCAGACAAGCTCGACTCCATTTTCGACGAGTTCATCCAGGCGGACTGCTCGCTCCGCAAAAAGCACAAGGGCACCGGACTGGGCCTGGCCATCAGCCGTGAGCTGGTCCACATGATGGGCGGCGAGATCGGCGTGGAGAGCGAACCGGGCCACGGCAGCACGTTCCATTTCACGGCCTGGTTCGATCGGACCCAGGCCGGGGAACCCGTGGCCGAGGAGAAAAGGGGCCGGGCGCCGGAGGCCCTGCACCTGCAAATCCTGTTGGCCGAAGACAATCCCATGAACCGGAAATACCTGACGCATTTCCTGACCATGTTCGGCCACACCATAGTCACGGCGGAGAACGGCATCGAGACCCTGGACATTCTCAAGTCCCAGGGCCGGGAGATCGACCTCGTGCTCATGGATATCCAGATGCCCGAGATGAGCGGCATCGAGGCCACCCGCGCCATCCGCGAGTCCGACGGCAGGCTCTTCGACCGGTCCGTCCCGGTCATCGCCCTGACCGCATATGCCATGAAGGGCGACCGTGAGCGGATGATCAATGCGGGCATGGACGACTACGTGAGCAAGCCCGTGGACATGCAGGAGCTGTCTGCGGTCATTGTCCGGAGCATGGCCGCCAGGAAGGGGGAGCGCGGCAAGCCCCTGGCTGCGCCGCCGCCCGCCGAGCCGCCCGCCGAGCCGCTCGATATGGACGCGCTCATGCAGCGGTTCCAGGGGAACACGGAACTGTTCAAGGATATTCTGGACCTGTTTCTCGTCGAGGCGTTCGACAAGATCGCGAAACTCGACAAAAGCGTCGAGGATCTGGATGCCAAGGAAGTGGGGGCCGCCCTGCACTCCATCACCAATATCGCCAGCCACGTGTTGGCCATGGACGTGGTCCGGCGGTCGAGGGATTTGGAAAAGCGGTGCTATCTCGGTGAGTTGGAATTGGTGATCGAAGAGGTCGGGGGGCTGAAGTCCCGGCTTCTTGAGTTGGTGCGGGCAGTGGAGGCCGAAGTGGTGAAACTGTGA